The following nucleotide sequence is from Rattus rattus isolate New Zealand chromosome 7, Rrattus_CSIRO_v1, whole genome shotgun sequence.
TCAGCCCTATACATAGGAGAATCAGATTCATATTTTTCTACTAGTAACAGAATTGCCATCTCAAATTCTGTGCTTTTATGAGAAGAAGTGTTCGAGAACAAATTAGAGAGCAGCATTGGGAATGAAAACCAAGCAATGGACTCCAACATGGGGGGCATCCATGAGACTTGAAACCTTCAACATGTCGGGGGCGGGGTGAGACTTGAAACCTCCATTACACTGTTCCATTGTGCGCTGTTCCCTGTGACCATCAATGTCCTCTGAGATGGGTTGATGGACTCCTGGATCCCTTGAAGTTTGTCCCTGGTTTGGGTAAGATCCATCCAGAGGCTCTGAGGAAAAAATCATTCTTCATTATACACAGGGGGGAGAAGAGTTCTTACCAGGTACACTCCAACCAGAAAGACCCAGGTATCTGCTCACTTCACAGAGATAATTGGCTTATCCCAACTTAAAGTAAAATGGTCTGGACCATATCTATAAGATCCTATATCTGCTGAGTGTTTCCTGTGATCAGGTCGGGAGACATGACTGGGCAAAGAGGCAAATAACAGGTGAGCTTTAGGCCAAGACGTGGGCTTCCCTGTCCCCTGAAGATCTATGGGGAAGTGAAGGGAAAGTCACATGTCACAGGGTGTAGCTGCCTACAGTTTAGGCAGCTAACAAACTCACAGCCTCGGTAAAATATGGTTGAATAGCGTTTGCTGAGTTTGTGTCAACTCCATAAAAGGCCGTGGGCCCTGTCTTGCTGCTTCCATTCTTCGGGGCCTTCTGGCAGACAAGCATGGGGCCTAGTGGCCTAGAACCCTTTCTGAGCCAGGAGGGCCACTGCTCCCTTGAGCTGCGTTTGATGGCTCTGATGTGGTGATCCACTTGCTTTCTGGGTGCTTCCTCTGGGAGGCCTGTAGAGTAATATCAAAACAAGCCGTGTCCCTGtccatcctgctgctgctgtggtgacTTTGCTTGTCCCGCTCTTTTTTCTTATTCCTCAGCAGACAGGCCTGCCATTCTGGTTAGCGCTCTCTGTGCAAGGTCCAATTTGTTAACATCCTGTGGTGACACGTCTGAGATCAGACTCTGAGGAGAAATCCCATTTACAAGCTCAGCGGGCAGAGGAGGCCTCCTCCTagcatcctttcttctttatgaaagtaaagaataaataaagccaaGAAATTGACACACCAAATCAACACAACTATGGTCACCCACTGGCTTTCTGATGACAGAGCCACTTACTTGCCTTGTTCATTAGGAGACGTAGGGACTCTATAAAGGAaccagaagagaaagttgggCTAGACTTGCATTTCCCCAGCATAGAAAATAAGTCCTCCTTATCCGCAGTTCCAGAAGATTGGAGCTACACAATTCCTAGAAGTCACTCTACCATCCTCTGGAAATCTGGTCCCCAAACAGGTCACATGATGTGGCCAAGGTCAAACAGAAATTAATGTCCTAAGCTGGAAATCAAAGCTTTAGGATTCTCTCCTACCCCTTTCTCTTTGGTCTCAGCCTGTCCCTGTGGATCCAGTCCTCAGTATCCCTGAACATTATTCTTACCTAAGGGCTTCGTTTTGAGAACACAGACATCAACTTTTAACAATCcttggcactttttttttcccatgagaaTCTTCTGCCCTGTGGTTTATGGAGGAAGCTGACTAGCGAGCTAGGTGACGTGGTTGTTATCAACAGAGAACAGTGGCCGTTAAGATAACTTGTATCTAAATATGTCAGCAGGTGCAAATGTTGTCTTGTCCTACTAGGGGTACAGGAAATAGATTCACTCAAAAGTGTGGGTCACAGATAGGTCACCGAGATAGCGTAGTATCAGGGGTCAAAGCAGACACAGTGTGGTTTCTGCAGACAAATAGTTTGTGGAAGATTAAGGGGATGCAAATGTCCACCTTTAGAAAATGCCTGAGTAGTCACATGGGTGCCCGTAGAATGAATCCTGCAGTGAAGCGCACATTTCTGCACCAACCAAGGGCTAACTAACCTTGTGCTCGGATCTGCTCACTGCTCTTACATTATTTCTTAGATGTCCCAATTTATTCCTTTTCCCCTAAGCATTTATTTTATGCGTTCATTCATAAACTCATCCACTTAACCCTGAGTGCCCTCTTGGTGTTCAAAATGTTCTCTGTCCTTTCTGAATCCTACTCCAAATTCTTCAAGAGCCTTCTGAGATCCCTGGTCTGTGTGGGGTACCATTGCTGTCCATCACACCCTGTGGAATTCTCCTGCTCTTGATGCTTCCTCTGCCCCTGTCTGTCTTGGGCACTTAAGGCAGCAGGCATTGGTGACTGACCTTCCCGACTGGGTAAAGAAACAGAACACTTGCCTAGTAATTTTCAGCCAGCTAAGTTCATGTGCAGTGTCTCACTATCACTCTCATTACCAAGGTGAGAAAGCAAGGCTCGGAGAGATTAGGGAGTCTGCTTGTTAGCAGTGAGTGTGCAACAGTATAGGGTGTAGGCTTGCCTGTCTGCCTTTACGcctgccttttctccttctccacactATTGCTGCCATTCCCTTTATTCTCTGTTGGATCTCACATTATTGGCCTGCAAGCACAGCCTCTTCTGTTGACTTGTTCTTAGCTCCAGAACAACATCTAGAAACCATCAAGAAAATATGAACACACTGGGTTCAACTATGAACATTTGAAAAAGCACATAGTTTGGGTTGAGGCTAGGAGTTGAGAAAGAAGATGGAATAGACATCTTGTCACCTTAAAGCAGCTCATTAGGGTTCAGCTGCCATATTGGGTCCCTCCAGTCCCACAACAGAGAAGTCAATGTCTGGGCTAGTATTGGGTGGAGGAGGCTACAATTCAAATGGCCTAAGGTTAGTTTGCTAAGTGGACATCTTGTAGACTCCTGCACCTTTCTTTAAGTGTCTTGGCATCCATATCAACCTGGCTCAAACTTGCTCTTTATGGAATTTAGCTTTATATCctggtcatatttttaaaatttttatcatgtGGCCATTGGTGGTCTGTACTGTGAATCTAATAAATTAGTTTTACTGTCTTGATTCAGAATTATACCATTCAATTTGTAACaagagtctctctctcacactggGAGCCAGTTTTATCTAACTTCATAGATGCTGTCTATGgagaaaaatagtttctttttttaaatttttcatttcttatcttATTGCAGCAGCAAGTACTTCCAGTATGATAGTAAAAAGGACTGTTAagagaaaattgaatattttaatgttgTTCCTAATTTCTCTGTGTTAAATGTAACATTGTCTATaggtttttgttgatgttttcaaTAAAGTTGACGATGTTCCCTCTCATGTTTAGTTTACTAAGAGTTTTTGCAGTGGATTGGTATTGGCTttcttaggtttttgttgttgctggtgttGTTGAGTTGGTTGTGGGTTTGTTAGTTGAATTTTTCTGTGTCAATTAATGtgaatttaagatttatttcttagctttcttttttaaatttgtgtgtgtgtgtgtgtgtgtgtgtgtgtgtgtgtgtgtgtgtgtataaggggCAGTTTACTACCAGTAgatgtgagctgcccaatgtcaatgctgggaaccaaacttgggtcctctggagaagcagtaaatgctcttaactgttgaaccatgTCTCTATCCCCTTCACTAGAGTCTTAACGTGTTGTTGGTTTATATCATTTGCTTTTTCAAATGTTCAGACTTGGATAAATCTCACTTAGTTATGGTGTTTTATACATAGTTGGGTTCTATTTCCTAATATTTAGGACTCAGAACGATCCATCTAGTATAGAGACAGAAGTAAAAGATGCAATAGTTTCCCAATACAATAAGCTAAAATGTAAATCTATTAGTCGttcaaatccttttttaaaaacaattttatttatcaacaattttattttatcaacGTGCTACTCCCAGATCTATATCCCCAAGCAGGTGCCTCAGAACCTCCAATAGACCAAAaatactcaaacaaaacaaaataaacaaacagaaaaaacaaacccaataaAATACTCATTGgcgaagcgcaaggccctgggttcggtccccagctccggaaaaaaaaaaaaatactcattggCACAAAATGAATGGTCAAGGTCACAGAGAAAACCGAAGCTAGCAGTGCTGACCAGTTAATCTCACGGGAGATGGTTGTTCTGGCGGTATTTATCTGTCTGTAATCGTGCCTtgggaaaggaggcaggaagtCAGTGTCATACTGTCCTACATACTGAGTTGAAAGCTAGCCTAAAGTATCGCTACCTTTGACCTTTGAGGGGAGGCTGAGATGGACCTCTGTGGGGTGTGGCCCTGCAGGTTCTATTGGGGGTCCAGTTGTAGACTCAGCATCTGCCACACCATTTCTGTCCAGTGCCATCTGTCCTGGCACACAGGTACTCAAACATTGACTCTTAGGTTTCTGGAGTGCATCCACCACTTGGAGAGTTTGGTGCAGCCAGGAATCTGAAAgggaggggaggttgggggaAGCAGTTTTTGTGTTACACGTTGAAGTGACCCCATGGGGAAGGAGGATCGGCATCTGTGCTTACAGCTGGTTGAGGACTCAGGGGGATGGACGGGAATGAGCCTGGACTTCCGGGTGGCGGCTGGCGGCAGGGCTTTGTGGGAATGAGAAGAGGTATTGTCCCGGGCAGACTGCTGCAGCCTGGCCAAGGGAGGGCGCATCTCCTGCTCCAAGGATCGCTGGATGAACCAAGCCTCAACTTTCTCCTCCTTTAGTTTGAGTCTGGCGGCCATGATCTTTCGAGCACTGAGGTCCGGGTATGGTTCCATCTCGAAGTGTTGTTCCAGCTCCTAAAGCTGCTCCCAACTGTACTTCTGGCCAAGGGGACTCAGGGTATAGGAAGTCAGAGAATGTAGAAATGCTTCCATCTCGTCTGTAGCTCACTTCTGTGTCTGTTCAAATCCTTGTAATTGGCCTCAGTGTACTTTTCCAAGCTTTTTCCCCATGTTAGGGAGCACCCCGGTCTCTCTTCCTACATTAGGGGAGTGCTCTTATCTTGCTAAGACTTATCTGTATCTTTTGAATGTCCCGTTTCCTCCATTaataacaagacaaaacaacGGACTCTTTTAACCCACATTTTCTGACATCTGACTTTCCTTTGATgctgaactcagagattccttCCACATAACCAATTCTAgccttttcctgtttctcctgaAACATGGTGCAACACAGAGAAGGCACTTAACCTAAGAAACTTTAATTCAACTTTTATCTCATTTCTTAGACtcgatctattttattttaatttttttgtattgaGATAGTCTAATTTAACTTGATATCCAGAGGAGTGGCTCCTCTACAGTGACTCAGACTCACTCATTACCTCGTGGGTCTGTGGCTAGGCTTTGTAACCATCGTATGGTTTATGTGACACACCGAGTCGAAATTTAAATGTCTGTTTCTCTCCTCATTGGTATAGCATTCGTGGGGGCAACTTACagctttcttgaaaaacaaaatggcgAGGAAGCCTGGGGAATTGGAAAGACTTTGGGTTTTAGCAACTGGCAGTGCCGAGCCGATGCTTAAGTGGCTCCTTACGGGCTCTGTCGTTTGGGTGAGTGTGTACATTTCCCAGAGCTTCTGCTTCCCCATCTTAAGACTAGGGCTGGGTAGGACACCTTTCTAGGAGAATGACTAGAATAAATGACAAACACTTGCATGGAATAATTTATGTGCAACATCAAATGCAACTCCTTGAATAAAGTAAGAGTCAAGTAAGTTAACTTGATTAAGCTACCCCGCTGCTACCTGCAATGCTGGACTCTGCATCCTGCTCTCCCCCATCGCAGGAGGATGGAAGGTGCTTCCCCGGATGCGTCCCGCCCTCTAACCACCCCGAAGACGATTTTGAGTTGCTCCCCAAGCCCACTGATCTAGATGCAAAAATGGGAGCTTGGCTCTTTCACTCGCCCACGAATGAGCCCAGCTTGAAAAGCATGTGTTGTGCCTTCTACTGGGATAATATCACAACTTCTTGGGGTCAGATAGAATTAACCGATCTATGGTCAGTTAAGATGATTTTGCCAGTGATGGTTTGGGACGGCCGAATTCAGTGCGGTACTTGTACAGGTTGGAAAAATGAAGCTGACTTTTAGGGTTTATGGGGTGAGCTGAGCGAACTGTCTagacagtgaggtgggagggaaaaCACACGACAGTTCCTTAGAACTTTCTTTTTATGTCATCAAAAGACTGTGGGCACAAGTAACTATTATCAAAGACAATTCGGAGTGTGGATAACCAAACCCTTTAGAACATCATTTGGTTCTACCCCCCTCGGCCCTGCCAGCCCTGTCACTTTGTACCGTGTGAAGATAACTGTATATGGCTTTCTTATGAGGCCATGGATTGTTTTTAAAGCTAGGAGCCAGTATTAGGATCCCAGTGTTCTGTGTCCTACATTCATGGTTGGGGTCTTAGTGAGCAGTCGGTAACGGCTGCTTAGAACATTTGTCTAAGCTACTCTGCTAGTATCTGATCTCTAGAGCATGTGACTTTCAGAATTTTCTCACAAGTGAGAAGAGGTGTAGAATAACTCCTTTGGGCAAGTGCTGCTCTTGTTAGCCTTTCCTGAGCTTGGTGCTGGCTCTAAGCCTGATTAGATTCTTTAACTTGGCAATGAGAACACTGGCCCCACTCTGCTCTTGGCTGATGATTCATGGTCCCTTTCCTTGAACAATGGGTTATACAGACATCAAGTTTTTCTCTCATAATATAGCTTAAAACTCAGGGCTACTATTATTTCCAGAAAGACATTTGAAAGCATCTaagttaaagtgtgtgtgtgtgtgtgtgtgtgtgtttgagggagggaaaggggagagagagagagagagagagagagagagagagagagagagagagagagagagagagagaggagtccaGGCAAGTAactgtgtggagatcagaggaaaagTTGTAGGAATTGTTTCTGTCCTTtactttattgagacaggatcttccttATTGTTTCTGCTGGGCTGCATTTTCTAGATTACCTTGCCCTCAGGTTTCTGGGCAATTCTGTCCCTGACTACCATCTCCCTGTATGACTACAGATGTCTGTCATCATATCCAGTTTTTATATGTGGGTTCCCAGGAATGACAGACTACAGACAACCAGATGCTAGCAGACTCGGACTGCAATGGTTTGAGCTTCCAAAAACTTGgacaagttgacctctgacttgtACCAAAGTTCACCATCAAGGATGGAAATGAATTGTCCTAGCCAACGTGGACCTGTATGGAAGGTGGAGCTCATTCCAGCCCACAAGATTAGGAACAGGAGAAAAGTCTTCCCAGCCCTAGTGTTCCACGAAGGCATATGTTTAATCTTTGGAAACTGGAAAACTTGGAAATGGCATTCGGCTCTGTGAACTCACCATAGGGAAGTCCACCATCATGTGCAGTCTCTCTCACTCACATCCTGTCTtagttcttgatttctttcttgtgcCTGTTTTTCCTTCAACCTGTATTTCTCACTGAAACACACCTTCAATTGTATGGGCTGATGTCTATAACGGCCATGGATTCTTGGGCAGCGAGTTGGAGCACGTCTACGCTTGTTAAGAGCTGGCTGTCCTAGAGTGGAGGTCAGTGCAGTGTGCAGACATCCCAGAGGAGAGAACAATGAGGAAATGTCAGAGAACACAGGTCAGCACCTGCCGCCTCCCTTACGGATCTCTTAAGGTTGCATACACCTCATCGAAGAGCATCATGGAAGTGTTCCAGAAGGGAATCTCTGGGATTGGTTTCACAAGGAACCGGGTCGGACGTTTTCATGGTTGGGGTCAACTACCAAACACACCCTGTGAGACCCTGGGACCGCAGTCAGACTCACATCTGGAAGCATCGACACCTCCCCTGGGCTGAACTTCTTTTCAAGTGGCACAGTCTACAGAGTGCCAGGTTTATCTGTCACCTGGTTATCCCTCTCTGCAGCTAAtaagttcattttatttcactACCTAAGAGATaggtgtgtttggttttgtgacaTAGAAAGAAGTAGGCATTCTTGGGGTGTGTCTCCCTGCTGCTGAACTAAGGGTCACAGTCTGTACCCCAAGAAGACAAATTTGGCCACCTACCCTTGAGAAGCCAATTAAAACAGCCAAAATAACAGTGAAAAGCAGAAAACGGAGACTTACCCAGTGTAGCCATGTGGAAAAGAGGGGCAAAGAGATCTAGTGACCCTCTAACCCCCAAACTGTCTTCAGGGTCTGGAAGTAAGATTAAAGTTTACATCGAGGGCCAGTGATATGTACGTGTAAGCAGTCCTGGTCAGCATATGGTCTTGCCCACCATTGACCTGTGAGATTAGTTTCATTCTGTAAGGTATTCTGACTAATTAGAACTGTGTCTAATCTTTGAGAAATAGTTCTTCATTTTGCTGGAGCCCTTTCCTTCTCTAAGCATGAGAGTCATGGGAAACGTCCACTTGTGATCCACTGCCCTAGTCATTTGACATTCAGATTATGAGATGTGTCTCTGTAGAATACCTTCATTCCCGTAAGGACAGTTCCACCATGAGATGTCAGTCTTCATGGTGAGAAATGCATTCTTGGCCATGGCCTCTTTCCTTATGATCTCTCCAAACTCACTGTTCTGTCTACAGTGCCTCCATTTCTTGGAACAAGTGCATACATCCTTCAAAGTCCCACACAGATGCTTCACAATTCCCTCCACACCACTGACAGTTGTCCTTCCACACATGGGCTTGCTGCAGCCTGTGGTCTGGAATATGCCTTGTGTTATGTCCCAGTGAACAGACCATCTATCTGGTCATAGCGCTGTCATCTCAACTGTCACCTGGTAATTGTTGTAGACACGATCTTGATTCTACACATCAGTAGGAGAGGGagacctctctttctcttcccccaccaTTCTGCATTGTCTCTCTCTAACTCTGGTGTGTTATCATAAGCTGTATGTGGGACTCAGTCCCTCTACTTGTTGGAGGAACAAGTCAACCCCTGAGCATGAGCAGATTAGAAAGCATAGACTCACTTCTGTTTCCTTCACCAGCATTCTACCTTGGCTGTGGGCCTGCTCCATACATCTTCACAGAGACTTGGGATGAGGAGGAGTCGTGACTGTACATGAGCCACAGCCAAGGGGATGTACAAACAACCGGGAGCAAGCTTACATCATCTCCCAAACCCTTCTTCTCACTGCTTTTTCCATGTACCTCTCCATTGAGCCTCGCACTGACAGGCACCGTGGAGGGCACCACACCTGCATTTGATCCAAAGGGTGGGACTCAGGAAGGACCCAAGAGCTGGGAAGAGAGCAGCATTTTACTGACGCACTTAAGTATCTTGCTCTGCCTGGTGCCTTAGACATTGGATATTGAGTTTCAGACACTGGAGTCTTATGAAATCGACCCATTTTAGTCCCACCTGACCACACGAAAAGCTTAGATAATTTCCTCAGTGTTTAAGTATATGTACTTCAGTTTCTCCTGCTAAAGCCTgcactgattttctttcttcctttccagacAATGATACTCTATTTTCTCCAAGATCCTATAGAACAATGGGTCTTAGAAAATCATCTCTGACTGCAGTATTTACATGGGATTCTCGGACTGGGCACGGGCTTGGGGCCAGGACCCTTGCCTTTCCAGCTCTGTTCCTAGCACCCCAAGACAAAAGTACTTCTGGAGCTGCCTTCATTCCTGACGGTGAATCTGATGGTTGTGACACCCACCACTGGGACTGTGAGAGGCCTGGACACACTCTTACTCCATGTTCCAAGGCCCTGGTCCAAATCATGACTACGTTTTGTCTTGAATTCAGTTCAATgggacatgaaaatatttttctcaatgaaATGGAATAGACTGGAGAGAATCAGAGTATCTAACTACACGTATCAAAGTTAAAAGTTGTTCCACCGAGCCTGGGTCTTGTACGTGTACATGCAGTCTGCATGCAGAACTGTAATGTAGATGTGTTTATAATGCACAGAACTTGGAGTAAATTATGGTGCATGGTGACAGTAACACAGCCAGCGTGCTTTCTGGAACAAAAAGGCATGCAAGGCAATGTagtagaatggaagacccagaaaaaaaaagaaaaaaaa
It contains:
- the LOC116905592 gene encoding LOW QUALITY PROTEIN: paired box protein Pax-6-like (The sequence of the model RefSeq protein was modified relative to this genomic sequence to represent the inferred CDS: substituted 1 base at 1 genomic stop codon); protein product: MEAFLHSLTSYTLSPLGQKYSWEQLXELEQHFEMEPYPDLSARKIMAARLKLKEEKVEAWFIQRSLEQEMRPPLARLQQSARDNTSSHSHKALPPAATRKSRLIPVHPPESSTSCKHRCRSSFPMGSLQRVTQKLLPPTSPPFQIPGCTKLSKWWMHSRNLRVNV